In Chitinophagales bacterium, one genomic interval encodes:
- a CDS encoding DUF5343 domain-containing protein, translating to MTDTYPYMVANGKISQILDKLRKAAEPTKFTHAFLKQLGFASTNDRAIIPLLKKLEFLNDDSSPTEKYKDLRDATRFRYVLGEQIRELYSDLYAINTKIHEANEDEIRGAISRVTGKDETSVNRFYATYKTLTDIAEFEEPIIEEKPKVEPKQETKKEQPTKADPKIQMPVIGSPDFHYNIQIHLPATTDISVYNAIFKSIKENLM from the coding sequence ATGACAGATACATATCCTTATATGGTCGCAAATGGGAAAATATCCCAAATTCTTGACAAATTAAGAAAGGCAGCAGAACCAACTAAATTTACACACGCTTTCCTAAAACAATTAGGTTTTGCAAGTACAAATGACAGAGCAATAATTCCTTTATTAAAAAAACTTGAATTTCTTAATGATGATAGTTCACCAACAGAAAAGTATAAGGATTTAAGAGATGCAACAAGATTTAGATATGTACTTGGAGAGCAAATCAGAGAGCTTTATAGTGATTTGTACGCCATTAACACCAAAATTCACGAGGCTAATGAAGATGAAATAAGAGGAGCAATAAGCAGAGTTACAGGAAAAGACGAAACGTCAGTTAACAGATTTTATGCAACTTATAAAACTTTAACAGATATAGCGGAATTTGAAGAGCCTATTATTGAAGAAAAGCCAAAAGTCGAACCTAAACAAGAAACAAAAAAAGAACAGCCTACTAAAGCTGACCCCAAAATACAAATGCCTGTTATTGGTTCACCTGATTTTCATTACAATATTCAAATTCATTTACCAGCGACTACAGATATTTCCGTTTATAATGCGATTTTCAAGAGTATTAAAGAAAATCTTATGTAA
- a CDS encoding rhodanese-like domain-containing protein, translating to MKTINNHIAQTEFIAGKAIIVDVREPAEFKEKHIPGALNLPSTNYDKNHYSGFKDINIYLVCESGKRASQIQNKLANDGFANTKLLETQMQNVQKTKEVKGWSVDRQFRMTLGMLLAIFLILHFAGIKYGIIIPIILSTGLIITSIIDRCYMRMGIAMLPWNREKEY from the coding sequence ATGAAAACAATAAACAACCATATAGCACAAACTGAATTTATAGCTGGAAAAGCTATAATAGTAGATGTTAGAGAACCGGCAGAGTTTAAAGAAAAACATATTCCAGGTGCTTTAAATCTTCCTTCTACTAATTACGATAAAAATCATTATTCGGGATTTAAAGACATAAACATATACTTAGTTTGCGAAAGTGGAAAAAGAGCTTCGCAAATACAAAACAAATTAGCAAATGATGGCTTTGCTAACACAAAACTTCTTGAAACCCAAATGCAAAATGTGCAAAAAACAAAAGAAGTAAAAGGTTGGTCGGTAGATAGACAATTTAGAATGACCCTTGGAATGCTTTTAGCCATATTTCTGATTTTACATTTTGCAGGCATCAAATATGGTATTATTATTCCCATTATTTTAAGCACCGGATTAATTATAACCTCTATTATAGACCGCTGCTATATGAGAATGGGAATAGCTATGCTACCGTGGAATAGAGAAAAAGAATACTAA
- a CDS encoding transposase, which translates to MQYRQKQDRFQLEVTCLDQMVAPDSFARVVDAFVDTLDVKALGFTNHTLNIEGNIPYHPTDLIKLYLYGYRNGIRSCRKLAHACITNIEVMWMIRKL; encoded by the coding sequence ATGCAATACCGACAAAAACAAGACAGATTTCAGTTGGAGGTTACCTGCTTAGACCAAATGGTAGCACCCGATAGTTTTGCCCGAGTAGTAGATGCCTTTGTAGATACGCTTGATGTTAAAGCACTCGGCTTTACCAACCATACGCTTAATATAGAAGGAAATATTCCCTATCACCCTACAGACTTAATTAAACTCTATCTTTACGGCTACAGAAATGGAATCCGTTCTTGTAGAAAACTGGCTCATGCTTGCATTACCAATATAGAAGTGATGTGGATGATTAGAAAACTATAA
- a CDS encoding PIN domain-containing protein, with protein MKQRFYFDTSVFGGVFDSEFEEATLQLFERVNLGKIICVYSSLTETELTNAPKNVREYFKKLPKENKEKVEIDDEAIALASKYIEEKVVGKTSFDDCLHIATATLNKVDILVSWNFKHIVNVYKIRGYNSINLRMNYISLEIRSPREILEYED; from the coding sequence ATGAAGCAAAGATTTTATTTTGATACTTCTGTTTTTGGTGGAGTTTTTGACTCGGAATTTGAAGAAGCGACACTTCAACTTTTTGAGAGGGTAAACCTTGGAAAAATAATTTGCGTTTATTCAAGTTTAACTGAAACTGAATTGACTAATGCACCAAAAAATGTACGGGAATATTTTAAAAAATTACCGAAAGAAAACAAAGAAAAAGTTGAGATAGATGATGAAGCAATCGCACTTGCTTCAAAATACATTGAAGAGAAAGTTGTCGGAAAAACGAGTTTTGACGACTGTTTGCACATTGCAACTGCAACACTGAACAAAGTTGACATTTTGGTTAGTTGGAATTTCAAACATATCGTAAATGTATACAAGATAAGAGGTTATAACTCTATCAATCTGAGAATGAATTATATATCATTAGAAATTAGGTCACCAAGAGAAATTTTAGAATATGAAGACTAA
- a CDS encoding PA0069 family radical SAM protein has protein sequence MEDKGKNIIKGRGAQINTGNKFHKAQLEKYYDDFATEEEKQEYANENLATQFIKVYPKSILNKPKSPDIPVGFSMNPYQGCEHGCVYCYARNSHEYWDYSGGLDFEQKILYKPNAPQLLEEKLKSKNWKASSIMLAGNTDCYQPIERKMGITRNILEVFYKYRHPVGIITKNALITRDIDILQKMAQDNLIVVSFSLTTLNQELKSKLEPRTASVRNALRTIKQLSDAGIPVNVMMAPIIPALNSPEILKLVKTVSEHGALSVGYTMVRLNGMLGQLFEDWIRKHYPMKADNVLNKIRECHNGQLNDSRYGVRMSGDGNIAQIIADQFQLARQKYLKGKERLPLNYNLYQQYKTGQRELF, from the coding sequence ATGGAAGATAAAGGCAAAAATATTATTAAGGGCAGAGGAGCTCAAATAAACACGGGAAATAAATTTCATAAAGCTCAATTAGAGAAATATTATGATGATTTTGCTACGGAAGAGGAAAAACAAGAGTATGCTAATGAGAATTTAGCTACACAGTTTATAAAAGTATATCCTAAAAGCATACTAAATAAGCCCAAAAGTCCCGATATTCCCGTAGGGTTTTCTATGAATCCTTACCAAGGGTGCGAGCATGGATGCGTATATTGCTACGCAAGAAACTCTCATGAATATTGGGATTATAGCGGTGGTTTAGATTTTGAACAGAAAATTTTATACAAACCTAATGCTCCTCAGCTTTTAGAAGAGAAACTAAAAAGTAAAAATTGGAAAGCAAGCTCTATAATGTTGGCAGGAAATACTGACTGCTACCAGCCTATAGAAAGGAAAATGGGAATTACCAGGAACATTCTTGAAGTGTTTTACAAATACAGACATCCTGTAGGCATTATTACCAAAAATGCTTTGATAACCAGAGATATAGATATTCTTCAAAAAATGGCTCAAGATAATTTAATAGTTGTTAGTTTTTCGTTAACTACTTTAAATCAAGAATTAAAAAGCAAGTTAGAACCCCGAACGGCATCTGTGCGAAATGCTTTGAGAACTATTAAACAGTTGTCAGATGCAGGCATACCTGTTAATGTGATGATGGCTCCAATAATTCCGGCTTTAAATAGCCCTGAAATATTAAAATTAGTAAAAACAGTAAGCGAGCATGGAGCTTTATCTGTAGGATATACCATGGTGCGGTTAAACGGCATGTTGGGACAGTTGTTTGAAGATTGGATACGCAAACACTACCCCATGAAAGCTGATAATGTGCTAAATAAAATAAGAGAATGTCATAATGGACAACTTAATGACAGTCGCTATGGCGTGCGTATGAGTGGCGATGGCAATATAGCTCAAATTATAGCCGACCAGTTTCAGCTGGCAAGGCAAAAATATTTAAAAGGAAAAGAACGTTTGCCTTTAAACTACAATTTGTACCAACAATATAAAACAGGACAAAGAGAGTTATTTTAG